A part of Jiangella alba genomic DNA contains:
- a CDS encoding sirohydrochlorin chelatase produces the protein MTLIAVAHGTRAPEGPVVLESLLAGVRTLLPGVDVRVAYVDVIGPTLSSVLASVPDGSRAVVVPMFLASGYHVRVDVPSAVAADGGRAIVTPALGPDPAVVAAVEARLRSASPDLPSAVVLAAAGSSDESALAEVSVAASLLASALARPVVPAFVTTASPPVPDAVASLRAAGHPRVGVASYLLAPGLFQQRLDASGADVVAPPIGPHPLVAALIAERYRAVTPPADPPR, from the coding sequence GTGACTCTCATCGCCGTGGCGCACGGGACCCGCGCCCCCGAAGGCCCCGTCGTACTGGAATCGCTGCTCGCCGGCGTGCGTACGTTGCTGCCGGGGGTGGACGTCCGGGTGGCGTACGTCGACGTGATCGGGCCGACGCTGTCCTCGGTGCTGGCGTCCGTGCCCGACGGCTCGCGCGCCGTCGTGGTGCCGATGTTCCTCGCGTCGGGGTATCACGTGCGGGTCGACGTTCCCTCGGCCGTGGCTGCGGACGGTGGGCGCGCGATCGTGACGCCGGCGCTCGGCCCGGACCCCGCCGTGGTGGCCGCCGTCGAGGCGCGGCTGCGTTCTGCTTCTCCCGACCTGCCGTCCGCCGTCGTGCTGGCCGCCGCCGGCTCGTCCGACGAGTCGGCCCTCGCCGAGGTCTCCGTCGCCGCGTCCTTGCTGGCGTCGGCGCTGGCCCGCCCGGTCGTGCCGGCCTTCGTGACGACGGCCTCGCCGCCCGTGCCCGACGCGGTCGCGTCCCTCCGCGCCGCCGGCCACCCCCGCGTCGGCGTGGCGTCGTACCTGCTCGCGCCCGGGCTCTTCCAGCAGCGCCTGGACGCCTCCGGCGCCGACGTCGTCGCCCCGCCGATCGGGCCGCACCCCCTGGTCGCCGCCCTCATCGCGGAGCGCTACCGGGCGGTCACGCCTCCCGCAGACCCGCCTCGGTGA
- a CDS encoding uroporphyrinogen-III synthase gives MTEHLPLAGFTVALTAARRREELGALLERRGARVVQAPAIRIVPLDDDAELLAATRRCVDEPVDIAVATTGIGFRGWMEAADGWGLGERLLDRLGSATLLARGPKARGALRAAGLTDDWAPPSESSAEVLEHLLAQDLTGRRIAVQLHGEPLPDVTDALTAAGAVVVAVPVYRWVPPDDVAPLGRLVEAVAARQVDCVVFTSAPAVASLLSLASSMGLSSAVLDALRSSVLPACVGPVTAARLERLGIATVQPARSRLGALVREIVASLPARCRTLRAAGHAVQLRGHAVVVDGEVRELPPGPMAVLAELARRPGVVVSRAELLAVLPGGGSDEHAVEMAVTRLRGAVGAKVVQTVVKRGYRLAYEPEASGAAKYSS, from the coding sequence GTGACGGAGCACCTGCCGCTGGCGGGGTTCACCGTCGCCTTGACGGCCGCGCGCCGGCGGGAGGAGCTGGGCGCGCTGCTGGAGCGGCGCGGCGCCCGGGTCGTGCAGGCGCCGGCGATCCGGATCGTCCCGCTCGACGACGACGCCGAGCTGCTGGCGGCGACCCGGCGGTGCGTCGACGAGCCGGTCGACATCGCCGTCGCCACCACCGGGATCGGGTTCCGCGGCTGGATGGAGGCGGCCGACGGCTGGGGGCTGGGCGAACGGCTGCTGGACCGGCTCGGCTCGGCGACGCTGCTGGCCCGCGGCCCGAAGGCACGCGGCGCGCTGCGGGCGGCCGGGCTGACCGACGACTGGGCGCCGCCGTCCGAGTCGTCCGCCGAGGTGCTGGAGCACCTGCTCGCGCAGGACCTGACCGGCCGGCGCATCGCGGTGCAGCTGCACGGCGAACCGCTGCCCGACGTCACCGATGCGCTGACCGCCGCCGGCGCCGTCGTCGTCGCCGTGCCGGTCTACCGCTGGGTGCCGCCGGACGACGTCGCGCCGCTGGGCCGGCTGGTCGAGGCGGTCGCGGCGCGGCAGGTCGACTGCGTCGTGTTCACCAGCGCGCCGGCGGTGGCCAGCCTGTTGTCACTGGCGTCGTCCATGGGGCTGTCGTCCGCGGTGCTCGACGCGCTGCGGTCGTCGGTGCTGCCCGCGTGCGTCGGGCCGGTGACCGCGGCGCGGCTGGAGCGGCTGGGCATCGCGACGGTGCAGCCGGCCCGCTCGCGGCTGGGCGCGCTGGTCCGCGAGATCGTGGCGTCGTTGCCGGCCCGCTGCCGCACGCTGCGGGCCGCCGGGCACGCCGTCCAGCTGCGCGGGCACGCCGTCGTCGTCGACGGGGAGGTGCGCGAGCTGCCGCCCGGGCCGATGGCCGTGCTGGCCGAGCTGGCCCGCCGTCCCGGCGTCGTCGTGTCGCGGGCCGAACTGCTCGCCGTCCTGCCCGGCGGCGGTTCGGACGAGCACGCGGTCGAGATGGCGGTCACCCGGCTGCGCGGCGCTGTCGGGGCGAAGGTCGTCCAGACCGTGGTGAAGCGCGGCTACCGCCTGGCCTACGAGCCCGAGGCGTCGGGCGCGGCGAAGTACTCGTCATGA
- the nirB gene encoding nitrite reductase large subunit NirB, whose protein sequence is MSTPRHLVVVGNGMVGQRLVEAVRQRDPQQRWRITVLGEEPRPAYDRVALTSYLTGTTEEELRLVPDGCYDDGCALVLGEAVVEVDRDARRVRTSAGRELAYDALVLATGSRPFVPPVPGADLDGCFVYRTIDDLDAIRTRAASVSSGVVVGGGLLGLEAANALLSLGLSTSVVEFAPRLMPAQIDRGGGEVLRRRVEALGLTARLDTATERIAAVDGGLRLTFADGSSLDTGVVVFSAGIRPRDELARSAGLAVGERGGVVVDEGCRTSDPAIWAVGECALAGGRVYGLVAPGYEMAEVVADRLLGGDAAFAEADTSTKLKLLGVDVASFGDAHAAAPDALEVVYADPVGGVYKKLVVTDDASRLLGGVLVGDASAYAALRTMVGQPLADTPEQLLLAGPSTSDLGDDAQVCSCQNVSAGAIRAAIHDEGCADVGALKACTRAGTVCGSCVPLLKTLLTQSGVEANPALCEHFAMGRAELFDLVRVTGLRTFSGIVARHGTGRGCDICKPVVASILASLGSGHVLDGEQAALQDTNDHFLANLQRNGTYSVVPRVPGGELTPEGLIAIGEVARDFGLYSKITGGQRIDLLGARVEQLPAIWRRLVDAGFESGHAYGKALRTVKSCVGSAWCRYGVQDSTSLAIMLELRYRGLRAPHKIKAGVSGCARECAEARSKDVGIIASEHGWNLYVGGNGGFRPRHAELFASDLSAEALVALVDRFLMFYVRTADRLQRTSAWIEALTDEHGDGLAYLHRVLVADSLGLGAELEAAMQAHVGSYADEWAAVLDDEEKLGRFVSFVNAPDAPDPSIRFEVERGQIRPVVAGPTLEVVRR, encoded by the coding sequence ATGAGCACACCACGTCACCTCGTCGTCGTCGGCAACGGCATGGTCGGGCAGCGGCTGGTCGAGGCGGTCCGGCAGCGCGACCCGCAGCAGCGGTGGCGGATCACCGTCCTCGGCGAGGAGCCGCGGCCCGCCTACGACCGCGTCGCGCTGACCTCGTACCTCACCGGGACGACCGAGGAGGAGCTGCGGCTGGTCCCGGACGGCTGCTACGACGACGGCTGCGCGCTGGTGCTGGGCGAGGCGGTCGTCGAGGTCGACCGCGACGCCCGGCGGGTGCGCACGTCGGCCGGCCGGGAGCTCGCCTACGACGCGCTGGTGCTGGCCACCGGCTCGCGGCCGTTCGTCCCGCCGGTGCCGGGCGCGGACCTGGACGGCTGCTTCGTCTACCGGACCATCGACGACCTGGACGCGATCCGCACGCGGGCGGCGTCCGTGTCGTCCGGCGTGGTCGTGGGTGGCGGCCTGCTCGGGCTGGAGGCGGCGAACGCGCTGCTCTCGCTCGGGCTGTCGACCAGCGTGGTGGAGTTCGCGCCGCGGCTGATGCCCGCGCAGATCGACCGCGGCGGCGGCGAGGTGCTGCGGCGCAGGGTCGAGGCGCTCGGGCTGACGGCGCGGCTGGACACCGCGACCGAGCGGATCGCGGCCGTCGACGGCGGACTGCGGCTGACCTTCGCCGACGGATCGTCGCTGGACACCGGGGTGGTGGTGTTCTCCGCCGGGATCCGGCCGCGGGACGAGCTGGCCCGGTCCGCCGGTCTCGCCGTCGGGGAGCGCGGCGGCGTCGTCGTCGACGAGGGGTGCCGGACGTCCGACCCGGCGATCTGGGCCGTCGGCGAGTGCGCCCTGGCCGGCGGCCGCGTCTACGGGCTGGTCGCGCCCGGCTACGAGATGGCCGAGGTGGTGGCCGACCGGCTGCTCGGCGGCGACGCGGCGTTCGCCGAGGCCGACACGTCCACGAAGCTCAAGCTGCTCGGCGTCGACGTCGCCAGCTTCGGCGACGCGCACGCGGCGGCGCCGGACGCGCTCGAGGTCGTGTACGCCGACCCGGTCGGCGGCGTCTACAAGAAGCTGGTCGTCACCGACGACGCGTCGCGGCTGCTCGGCGGCGTGCTGGTCGGCGACGCGTCGGCCTACGCGGCGCTGCGGACCATGGTCGGGCAGCCGCTCGCCGACACCCCCGAGCAGCTGCTGCTGGCCGGGCCGTCCACGTCCGACCTCGGCGACGACGCTCAGGTGTGCTCGTGCCAGAACGTGTCGGCCGGCGCCATCCGCGCCGCGATCCACGACGAGGGCTGCGCGGACGTGGGAGCGCTGAAGGCGTGCACCCGGGCCGGCACCGTCTGCGGCAGCTGCGTCCCGCTGTTGAAGACGCTGCTCACGCAGTCCGGCGTCGAGGCGAACCCGGCGCTGTGCGAGCACTTCGCGATGGGACGGGCGGAGCTGTTCGACCTCGTGCGGGTCACCGGGCTGCGGACGTTCAGCGGGATCGTCGCCCGGCACGGGACCGGGCGCGGCTGCGACATCTGCAAGCCGGTGGTCGCGTCGATCCTGGCGTCGCTCGGGAGCGGGCACGTCCTCGACGGTGAGCAGGCGGCGCTGCAGGACACCAACGACCACTTCCTGGCCAACCTGCAGCGCAACGGCACCTACTCCGTCGTGCCCCGGGTGCCGGGCGGCGAACTGACACCGGAGGGGCTGATCGCGATCGGCGAGGTGGCCCGCGACTTCGGCCTCTACTCCAAGATCACCGGCGGGCAGCGCATCGACCTGCTCGGCGCCCGCGTGGAGCAGCTGCCGGCGATCTGGCGGCGGCTGGTCGACGCCGGGTTCGAGAGCGGGCACGCGTACGGCAAGGCGCTGCGGACGGTGAAGTCGTGCGTCGGGTCGGCCTGGTGCCGCTACGGCGTGCAGGACTCCACGTCGCTGGCGATCATGCTGGAGCTGCGCTACCGCGGGCTGCGGGCGCCGCACAAGATCAAGGCCGGCGTCTCCGGGTGCGCCCGCGAGTGCGCCGAGGCGCGCAGCAAGGACGTCGGCATCATCGCGTCGGAGCACGGCTGGAACCTCTACGTCGGCGGCAACGGCGGGTTCCGGCCGCGGCACGCCGAGCTGTTCGCGTCCGACCTCTCCGCCGAGGCGCTCGTCGCGCTGGTGGACCGCTTCCTCATGTTCTACGTGCGGACGGCGGACCGGCTGCAGCGCACGTCCGCCTGGATCGAGGCGCTCACCGACGAGCACGGCGACGGCCTGGCCTACCTGCACCGCGTCCTCGTCGCCGATTCCCTGGGTCTCGGCGCCGAACTGGAGGCCGCGATGCAGGCGCACGTCGGCTCCTACGCCGACGAGTGGGCCGCGGTCCTCGACGACGAGGAGAAGCTCGGCCGGTTCGTGTCGTTCGTCAACGCCCCCGACGCACCCGACCCGAGCATCCGGTTCGAGGTGGAGCGCGGGCAGATCCGTCCCGTCGTGGCGGGGCCGACCCTGGAGGTGGTGCGCCGATGA
- a CDS encoding threonine/serine ThrE exporter family protein, with the protein MTYDPSAQGPFRQRARRVVRPQGPPTQPLAIRGLQSRLTAEEERQVLDLILRTGDAMVATGAPVADVTAALLRLAAGFGVTRLQVDITFISIIASIDRDDDPITKVRVINLRNSDYSRLAELFDLVDEVHRGGVTLDDAQRKLDEVLAAPHPYRRWIVTLALGLMASGVALLLNGGWLVALVAAVTTIVIDRTLRALRRWGLPYLFQQVIGAGLATVVGLAALWATDRFGWSPTLLPPSLIVASGIVVLLAGLSLVGSAEDAIAGYPLTAAARTYEVVLHTIGLVVGIGVMLDLGQRAGIPLTILEPGTLNIPTTIQILSGGLIAGAWSLASYTRARTIPVVLGVGMVAAAVLLLGRQVLEIGPAGSSFLAALVVGLIAGGLSEPLKTPNLVISVCGITPLLPGLAIYNAMFRMVEGDDVVGGTGQLIAAFGIALALAAGVTLGEFLATPLRSEMDRWQRRVARRARGTRS; encoded by the coding sequence ATGACGTACGACCCGAGCGCCCAGGGCCCGTTCCGGCAGCGGGCCCGCCGCGTGGTCCGCCCGCAGGGCCCGCCGACGCAGCCGCTGGCGATCCGCGGCCTGCAGAGCCGGCTGACGGCGGAGGAGGAGCGGCAGGTCCTGGACCTCATCCTGCGCACCGGCGACGCCATGGTGGCCACGGGTGCGCCGGTGGCGGACGTGACGGCGGCGCTGCTGCGGCTCGCGGCCGGGTTCGGGGTGACGCGGCTGCAGGTCGACATCACGTTCATCTCGATCATCGCGTCCATCGACCGCGACGACGACCCCATCACGAAGGTCCGCGTCATCAACCTGCGCAACTCCGACTACAGCCGGTTGGCGGAGCTGTTCGACCTCGTCGACGAGGTGCATCGCGGCGGCGTCACCCTCGACGACGCGCAGCGGAAGCTGGACGAGGTCCTGGCGGCGCCGCACCCGTACCGGCGCTGGATCGTGACGCTGGCGCTGGGCCTGATGGCCTCGGGGGTGGCGCTGCTGCTCAACGGCGGCTGGCTGGTGGCGCTGGTCGCGGCGGTCACCACGATCGTCATCGACCGGACGCTGCGCGCGCTGCGCCGGTGGGGCCTGCCGTACCTGTTCCAGCAGGTCATCGGCGCCGGGTTGGCGACGGTGGTGGGGCTGGCGGCGTTGTGGGCGACGGACCGGTTCGGCTGGTCGCCGACGCTGCTGCCGCCGTCGCTGATCGTGGCGTCCGGCATCGTCGTGCTGCTGGCCGGGCTGTCGCTGGTCGGCTCGGCCGAGGACGCCATCGCCGGCTACCCGCTGACGGCGGCGGCGCGCACGTACGAGGTGGTGCTGCACACCATCGGGCTGGTGGTCGGCATCGGCGTCATGCTCGATCTCGGCCAGCGCGCCGGCATCCCGCTGACGATCCTCGAACCGGGCACGCTGAACATCCCGACCACGATCCAGATCCTCAGCGGCGGCCTCATCGCCGGCGCCTGGAGCCTCGCGTCGTACACGCGGGCGCGCACGATCCCGGTCGTGCTCGGCGTCGGCATGGTGGCGGCCGCGGTGCTGCTGCTGGGCCGTCAGGTGCTGGAGATCGGCCCGGCCGGCTCGTCCTTCCTGGCGGCGCTGGTGGTGGGCCTGATCGCCGGCGGCCTGAGCGAGCCGCTGAAGACGCCGAACCTGGTCATCTCGGTGTGCGGCATCACGCCGCTGCTGCCGGGCCTGGCGATCTACAACGCGATGTTCCGCATGGTCGAGGGCGACGACGTCGTCGGCGGGACGGGACAGCTGATCGCCGCGTTCGGCATCGCGCTGGCGCTGGCCGCCGGCGTCACACTGGGCGAGTTCCTGGCCACGCCGCTGCGCTCGGAGATGGACCGCTGGCAGCGCCGGGTCGCCCGCCGCGCCCGCGGCACCCGCAGCTAG
- the cobA gene encoding uroporphyrinogen-III C-methyltransferase, which translates to MTGHVAIVGGGPGDPGLLTLRGFDLLKQADVVLVDRLAPRSLLDALCPDVEIVDVGKEPHKHRRGQREIETLMIDRARRGLRVVRLKGGDPFVFGRGGEETLACASAGVPYEVVPGVTSAVAVPALAGIPVTQRGVTQEVTIVSGHAHPDAPESTVDWDRLAAGAGTIVVLMGVTHLSGIAARLVAGGRRPGTPVAVVMSSGVRVVVATLDTVGCAAEGIEPPAVVVIGDVVALRDLLA; encoded by the coding sequence ATGACGGGCCACGTGGCGATCGTCGGCGGCGGTCCGGGCGACCCGGGGCTGCTCACGCTGCGCGGGTTCGACCTGCTCAAACAGGCCGACGTCGTGCTGGTGGACCGGCTGGCGCCGCGGTCGCTGCTGGACGCGCTGTGCCCCGACGTCGAGATCGTCGACGTCGGCAAGGAGCCGCACAAGCACCGGCGCGGCCAGCGCGAGATCGAGACGCTGATGATCGACCGCGCCCGCCGCGGGCTGCGCGTCGTCCGGCTCAAGGGCGGCGACCCCTTCGTCTTCGGCCGCGGCGGCGAGGAGACGCTCGCCTGCGCCTCGGCCGGCGTGCCGTACGAGGTGGTGCCCGGCGTGACGAGCGCCGTCGCCGTGCCCGCGCTGGCCGGCATCCCGGTGACGCAGCGCGGCGTGACGCAGGAGGTGACGATCGTCAGCGGGCACGCCCACCCGGACGCGCCGGAGTCGACCGTCGACTGGGACCGGCTGGCGGCCGGCGCCGGCACGATCGTCGTGCTGATGGGCGTGACGCACCTGTCCGGTATCGCCGCCCGGCTCGTCGCCGGCGGGCGGCGGCCGGGCACGCCGGTCGCCGTGGTGATGTCCAGCGGGGTGCGGGTCGTCGTCGCGACGCTCGACACCGTCGGCTGCGCGGCCGAGGGGATCGAGCCGCCCGCCGTCGTCGTGATCGGCGACGTGGTCGCGCTGCGCGACCTGCTGGCGTGA
- the nirD gene encoding nitrite reductase small subunit NirD, whose product MTVLDVRLWTVVCRLDRLLPERGVAALVGGVQVAIFRGVSGEVHAVGNRDPFSGAYVLSRGIVGSRGAEPTVASPLHKQVFSLVTGECLDSAGVTVPVYDVRVRDGDVEVAVP is encoded by the coding sequence ATGACCGTTCTCGACGTCCGGCTGTGGACCGTCGTCTGCCGCCTCGACCGGCTGCTGCCCGAGCGCGGAGTGGCGGCGCTGGTCGGCGGCGTGCAGGTGGCGATCTTCCGCGGTGTCTCCGGCGAGGTCCACGCGGTGGGCAACCGCGACCCGTTCAGCGGTGCCTACGTGTTGTCGCGCGGCATCGTGGGGTCGCGCGGCGCCGAGCCGACCGTCGCGTCGCCCTTGCACAAGCAGGTGTTCTCGCTGGTCACCGGGGAATGCCTGGACTCGGCGGGCGTCACGGTGCCGGTGTACGACGTGCGGGTGCGCGACGGCGACGTCGAGGTGGCGGTGCCGTGA
- a CDS encoding molybdopterin oxidoreductase family protein, translated as MGTTATHCAYCALQCAMTLTADAVGRVTVGPRDFPTNRGGLCQKGWTAAELLSSPHRLTTPLLRVDRSASFREASWDEALDVVAARLTATQRDHGRDTVAVLGGGGLTNEKAYQLGKFARVALRTKNIDYNGRYCMSSAAAASNRAFGIDRGLPFPLPDLAETGAVLLAGGNVAETMPPFVRHLAAVVDRGGALIVADPRHTATAERATLHLPVLPGTDLALALGLLHIAVADGHADRAYIHDRTTGFDAAWRAAAQWWPERVERVTGVSVQAQRATVAQLAAGARGRGAVVLTARGAEQQSKGTDTVSALINLTLALGLPGKPSSGFGCITGQGNGQGGREHGQKADQLPGYRRIDDPAARAHVAAVWGVDPDDLPGPGPSAYELIERLGTDGGPRALLVHGTNLAVSSPRGRFVADRLAALDLLVVSDVVLSETAALADVVLPVTQWAEEDGTMTNLEGRVIRRRRAVAPPPGVRTELSVLAALAERLGRGDRFSDDPETVYDELRRASAGGVADYAGIGWDRIDAEGGVFWPCPSVAHPGTPRLFADGFPTPDGRARFVAVEHRPPAEDVDAEHPVYLTTGRILQQYQSGAQTRRIAALAAEPHVEIHPDLALRSGLADGDLVRVVSRRGDAVGRVRLTTTIRPDTVFMPFHWGGEQAVNRVTNPALDPVSRMPEFKVCAVRLERVVA; from the coding sequence ATGGGCACCACGGCCACCCACTGCGCGTACTGCGCGCTGCAGTGCGCGATGACGCTGACGGCGGACGCCGTCGGCCGCGTTACCGTGGGCCCGCGCGACTTCCCGACCAACCGCGGCGGCCTGTGCCAGAAGGGCTGGACGGCGGCCGAGCTGCTCTCGTCGCCGCACCGGCTGACGACGCCGCTGCTGCGTGTCGACCGGTCGGCGTCGTTTCGCGAGGCGAGCTGGGACGAGGCGCTGGACGTGGTGGCGGCCCGGCTGACCGCGACCCAGCGCGACCACGGCCGCGACACGGTCGCCGTCCTCGGCGGCGGCGGGCTGACCAACGAGAAAGCCTACCAGCTGGGCAAGTTCGCCAGGGTCGCGCTGCGGACGAAGAACATCGACTACAACGGCCGGTACTGCATGTCGTCGGCTGCGGCGGCGTCGAACCGGGCGTTCGGCATCGACCGCGGGCTGCCGTTCCCGCTGCCCGACCTCGCCGAGACGGGCGCCGTCCTGCTGGCCGGCGGCAACGTCGCCGAGACGATGCCGCCGTTCGTGCGGCACCTGGCCGCCGTCGTCGACCGCGGCGGCGCACTGATCGTCGCCGACCCGCGCCACACCGCCACGGCCGAGCGGGCGACGCTGCACCTGCCGGTGCTGCCCGGCACCGACCTCGCGCTGGCGCTCGGGCTGCTGCACATCGCCGTCGCCGACGGTCACGCCGACCGCGCCTACATCCACGACCGCACGACCGGCTTCGACGCGGCCTGGCGGGCGGCCGCGCAGTGGTGGCCGGAGCGGGTGGAACGGGTCACGGGAGTCTCGGTGCAGGCACAGCGGGCGACGGTCGCGCAGCTGGCCGCGGGCGCGCGCGGCCGCGGCGCCGTCGTCCTCACCGCCCGCGGCGCGGAGCAGCAGAGCAAGGGCACCGACACCGTCTCGGCGCTGATCAACCTGACGCTGGCGCTCGGCCTGCCCGGCAAGCCGTCCAGCGGGTTCGGCTGCATCACCGGCCAGGGCAACGGTCAGGGCGGGCGCGAACACGGGCAGAAGGCGGACCAGCTGCCCGGGTACCGGCGCATCGACGATCCCGCCGCCCGCGCGCACGTCGCCGCCGTCTGGGGCGTCGACCCGGACGACCTGCCCGGGCCGGGCCCGTCGGCGTACGAGCTGATCGAGCGCCTCGGGACGGACGGCGGGCCGCGGGCGCTGCTGGTGCACGGCACGAATCTCGCCGTGTCGTCGCCGCGGGGCCGGTTCGTCGCGGACCGGCTGGCCGCGCTCGACCTGCTGGTGGTCAGCGACGTCGTGCTGTCCGAGACCGCCGCGCTGGCCGACGTCGTCCTGCCGGTCACGCAGTGGGCCGAGGAGGACGGCACGATGACCAACCTCGAGGGCCGGGTGATCCGCCGTCGCCGGGCGGTCGCGCCGCCGCCGGGGGTGCGCACCGAGCTGTCCGTGCTGGCCGCGCTCGCGGAGCGACTGGGCCGCGGCGACCGGTTCAGCGACGACCCGGAGACCGTCTACGACGAGTTGCGCCGGGCCAGTGCGGGCGGCGTCGCCGACTACGCCGGCATCGGCTGGGACCGCATCGACGCCGAGGGCGGCGTGTTCTGGCCGTGCCCGTCGGTCGCGCACCCGGGGACGCCGCGGCTGTTCGCGGACGGCTTCCCGACGCCGGACGGCCGGGCCCGGTTCGTCGCCGTCGAGCACCGGCCGCCGGCCGAGGACGTCGACGCGGAGCACCCGGTGTACCTCACGACCGGGCGGATCCTGCAGCAGTACCAGAGTGGTGCGCAGACCCGCCGGATCGCGGCGCTGGCGGCCGAGCCGCACGTGGAGATCCACCCCGACCTGGCCCTCCGGTCCGGGCTGGCCGACGGCGACCTCGTCCGGGTGGTCAGCCGCCGCGGCGACGCCGTCGGGCGGGTCCGGCTGACCACGACCATCCGGCCCGACACCGTCTTCATGCCGTTCCACTGGGGCGGCGAGCAGGCGGTGAACCGGGTGACGAACCCCGCGCTGGACCCGGTGTCGCGGATGCCGGAGTTCAAGGTGTGCGCGGTACGGCTGGAGCGGGTGGTCGCGTGA
- a CDS encoding FAD-dependent oxidoreductase, which translates to MTRVLVVGHGMAGARFVQELRTRDPGRRFELTVLGAEPEAAYNRVLLSSVLAGSLAPAEIETVPSAWYAAEDVELRTGVTVAAIDRRRRRVLTTAGEHVPYDHLVLATGSRPWVPPIEGLTGDDGELDRDVAVFRTLGDCRAMLARLHRVRHAVVLGGGLLGLEAARGLAGRGIAVEVVHPADRPMERQLDLDAGRVLARTLRSLGVHVRLNAGAVRFTDGWGGGGRGLRLEDGTRLPADLVVVACGVRPNSALAAAAGLETGRAVVVDDTMTSVTDPAIHAIGECAQHDGQVYGLVAPAWEQAAVLADVLSGGPARYGGSAVVTRLKAAGVDLAAMGETDVDDFADGVEVLRFADPARGTYQKVVIRDDRVTGAIMLGGPETVGAVTQLFDRAAPAPADRRALIFPGVAASSADAADAPDDQTICRCNGVTAGRIRAAGAGTVAEVAATTRATTGCGGCRADVAALLASRSTVEVPA; encoded by the coding sequence GTGACCCGGGTCCTCGTCGTCGGGCACGGCATGGCCGGCGCCCGGTTCGTGCAGGAGCTGCGCACCCGCGACCCCGGCCGCCGGTTCGAGCTGACGGTGCTGGGTGCGGAGCCGGAAGCCGCGTACAACCGGGTGCTGCTGTCGTCGGTGCTGGCCGGGTCGCTGGCGCCGGCGGAGATCGAGACGGTGCCGTCGGCCTGGTACGCCGCCGAAGACGTCGAGCTGCGCACCGGCGTCACCGTGGCCGCGATCGACCGTCGCCGCCGCCGGGTCCTGACCACCGCCGGTGAGCACGTCCCGTACGACCACCTCGTGCTGGCCACCGGCAGCCGTCCGTGGGTGCCGCCGATCGAGGGGCTGACCGGCGACGACGGCGAGCTGGACCGCGACGTCGCCGTGTTCCGCACGCTGGGCGACTGCCGGGCGATGCTGGCGCGGCTGCACCGGGTGCGGCACGCGGTGGTGCTCGGCGGCGGGCTGCTCGGCCTGGAGGCGGCCCGCGGGCTGGCCGGTCGTGGCATCGCCGTCGAGGTCGTGCACCCGGCGGACCGGCCGATGGAGCGGCAGCTGGACCTCGACGCCGGCCGGGTGCTGGCCCGGACGCTGCGCTCGCTGGGGGTGCACGTGCGGCTGAACGCGGGAGCGGTGCGGTTCACCGACGGCTGGGGCGGCGGCGGGCGCGGCCTGCGGCTGGAGGACGGCACCCGGCTGCCGGCCGACCTCGTCGTCGTGGCCTGCGGCGTGCGTCCGAACAGTGCGCTGGCCGCCGCGGCGGGGCTCGAGACCGGCCGGGCGGTCGTCGTCGACGACACCATGACCTCGGTGACCGACCCGGCGATCCACGCCATCGGCGAGTGCGCGCAGCACGACGGCCAGGTGTACGGGCTGGTGGCGCCGGCGTGGGAGCAGGCCGCGGTGCTGGCGGACGTGCTCAGCGGCGGGCCCGCGCGCTACGGCGGCTCGGCCGTCGTCACCCGGCTCAAGGCGGCCGGCGTCGACCTCGCCGCGATGGGCGAGACCGACGTCGACGACTTCGCCGACGGCGTCGAGGTGCTGCGGTTCGCCGACCCGGCCCGCGGGACGTACCAGAAGGTCGTGATCCGCGACGACCGCGTCACCGGCGCGATCATGCTCGGCGGGCCGGAGACCGTCGGCGCCGTCACCCAGCTGTTTGACCGCGCGGCGCCGGCGCCGGCCGACCGGCGGGCGCTGATCTTCCCCGGCGTGGCCGCGTCCTCCGCCGACGCCGCGGACGCGCCGGACGACCAGACCATCTGCCGCTGCAACGGCGTCACCGCCGGCCGGATCCGCGCGGCCGGCGCCGGCACCGTCGCCGAGGTCGCCGCCACCACCCGCGCGACCACCGGCTGCGGCGGCTGCCGCGCCGACGTCGCCGCGCTGCTCGCGTCCCGATCCACCGTGGAGGTCCCCGCATGA